A portion of the Gorilla gorilla gorilla isolate KB3781 chromosome X, NHGRI_mGorGor1-v2.1_pri, whole genome shotgun sequence genome contains these proteins:
- the LOC101127285 gene encoding chromobox protein homolog 1-like, whose amino-acid sequence MGEKLNKKKVEEVLEEEEKEYVVEKVLDHGVVKGKVEYLLKWKGFSDEDNTWESEENLDCLDLIAEFLQSQKTTHETDKSEGGKHKADSDSEDKGEESKPKEKKEESEKPRGFARGLEPERIIGATDSSGEVMFLMKWKNSDEADLVPAKEASVKCPQVVISFYEERLTWHS is encoded by the coding sequence ATGGGGGAAAAACTAAACAAGAAGAAAGTGGAGGAAGTGctagaagaggaggaaaaggaatatGTGGTGGAAAAAGTTCTCGACCATGGAGTGGTAAAGGGCAAAGTGGAGTACCTCCTAAAGTGGAAGGGATTCTCAGATGAGGATAACACATGGGAGTCAGAAGAGAACCTGGATTGCCTCGACCTCATTGCTGAGTTTCTGCAGTCACAGAAAACAACACATGAGACAGATAAATCAGAGGGAGGCAAGCACAAAGCTGATTCTGATTCTGAAGATAAGGGAGAGGAGAGCAaaccaaaggagaagaaagaagagtcaGAAAAGCCACGAGGCTTTGCTCGAGGTTTGGAGCCAGAGCGGATTATTGGAGCTACAGACTCCAGTGGGGAGGTCATGTTCCTGATGAAATGGAAAAACTCTGATGAGGCTGACCTGGTCCCTGCCAAGGAAGCCAGTGTCAAGTGCCCACAGGTTGTCATATCCTTCTATGAGGAAAGGCTGACATGGCATTCCTAA